In the Gigantopelta aegis isolate Gae_Host unplaced genomic scaffold, Gae_host_genome ctg9208_pilon_pilon, whole genome shotgun sequence genome, one interval contains:
- the LOC121367117 gene encoding uncharacterized protein LOC121367117, whose product VCSFVSCTQAATAGTTCRSSYACGSNHCCRDAGNHVISTAEGNGPGGIFGGPILGSLTSGTCVAGKAQKGEMCDGKCQCDTGLSCYRPMSGICCPPSTCVDASYAQKQHEYWSNCMKNPHCHLPR is encoded by the exons gtttgCAGTTTTGTTAGCTGCACGCAG GCTGCCACAGCAGGCACGACGTGCCGGAGTTCCTATGCCTGCGGATCGAACCACTGTTGCCGTGACGCTGGTAACCACGTCATCTCAACGGCGGAAGGCAATGGTCCAGGGGGAATATTCG GCGGACCAATTTTGGGCTCACTTACGTCTGGAACCTGTGTAGCAGGGAAAGCCCAGAAGGGGGAGATGTGTGACGGCAAATGCCAGTGTGACACAG GTTTATCCTGCTACCGCCCTATGTCCGGTATCTGCTGCCCACCATCAACCTGCGTTGACGCTAGTTACGCACAGAAACAACACGAATACTGGTCCAACTGCATGAAAAATCCACACTGCCATCTACCGCGATAA